The genomic DNA CTGGTCCCCAAGCCTGCTCAGAGCTGTGCACCCACACTGCTCTTTCCTCGCCCGCCACACCTCCCCTACGTGTTTCTCCACGTAGAGGTCCCCCACCAAGCTCCACTCCCTTCTCTAGGGTCAAGCAATGTAAAGATTACTACGAGATCCTGGGGGTGAGCAGAGGGGCCTCAGATGAGGACCTGAAGAAGGCCTACCGCAGACTGGCCCTCAAGTTCCACCCTGACAAGAACCGCGCGCCTGGCGCCACTGAAGCTTTCAAAGGTGAGCTGGCCCTGGTTCCCTAGTGTTTGGGTGTTCTGATCGCCTGtccttgggagggagggagggaaggggggggaggagggagggagggagggagaaggggcttTTCCAGGAAATGGCCTTGGGAAGTGGCTCAAGTCCTCCCAGCTCAGGAGCTGCTTCCTGGGAAGAAGGTCCTAGTAGCCGCCTACAGCCACATGGTCTGTCAGAGCACAGATGGCGCCACTCCTCCCTCTCGTTGCCCCTCAATCCCTGGGGGTTACAGGCGGGGAGCTGAGGCAAGAGAGGCCAGGTGGcttctccaaggtcacatggtGATTGAGGGGCAGAAGCAGGCCTCCTGACTCACCCGTGTTCACGTCCTCATCCTGGGATCGTGGTAATAGTTTCCCTGTGCTGAGAAACTAGGTGGCCCTGAGTCAGAGCTTGGTGGCCTCCTCAGCACCAGCAGCCATGGCCAACCCACCCCGGCCTctttacatacacacaccctccctctcacaccacacacagccTAGGGCCTGCCCTGGGGGGACGTGAAAGTCTCTCTGGCCTCAGGGCCTGTTGGTTCTGGGGTGGGTGCTTCAGTTCTGGCTGAAATGATAAGCTACCctttaatcatttatattttcactgAACAAATCAGGCACACGTGCGGGCTCTGTGCCAGCACTGAGTTGCTGGGCGCTGCAGTTCCACAGACATCTCTTCTCTCACACCCACCTTGTCCTCAGTGGGACCTTCAGGATCTTAGGCTCACTCCCTCTGGGCGATGGTGTGGTGACTAGCCCTGTCTGGCCCAAGCAGGGTGCTGTGCAGTACGGGGGCTGGGACCACAGCCAGATGGGGAGTCTGCGGCAGAGCAGACCCCAAGACCCAGTGTGCCGTCTCACAGCGCTGCCCCAGGTGCTCCATGGCAGGCTGTTTGGGGTTGGTCCCCAGTGAGGCAGTCTGCAGGCATCTTCCCCCGCTGCTGGTCCACCAGCCCCAGGGGAAGAAGGAGAATAGGACTGGGGAGGCAGGGTAGCTGTGGTTAATGTTTCTCCAGCCCTGACCTCTGCCTGCAGCCCTGCCCTACAGGCACTGAGAGACCACACCTGGCCTCGGGGCCTGTCACAATGGGAAGAGGAGGAACATTCTCCTTATTCTCAGGGGTTGCAGGTTGTGAAGAGATGCAGCTTTGACCTCCTCCTTTGAGAGAGTGGGCCGCTGGTGAAGGAGCAAGAGACGAAGGAGGGCTCGGAGCTGGGGCCTTCGAGGCCTCCCACCTCGGGGGCTCTAATGGGGAGGCCCCTGGGCTGGGCCAAGGAAGAGCAGCTGGGACCTGGACCCCAGGGAAGACAGGGCTCGCCCTGCCACACCGCCAGCAGTGGTGAGCCGGGGGACGTGGCCCCTCCTGGGAGTTCCTGCTGCTCTCCAGTTTATAGCAGCACACCACATGTTTGTGCAGCCCTCATGTCGTGCTATGACTTCAAGATTACATACCCTCCAGAAAGGGGGTGCCTGATCCCACTGGACACCCCAAGAGAGAGTGATGAGGTGGGGGCATTTTGGTGGTTTTCATAAAGTCAGAGAGCCGACTTGAAGCAAGACAcacctgggtttgattcctggctcTGCAGCATCAGACCTCTGTGAGCTGACACtacacctctctgagcctcagtttcctcattggtaaaatggagATGGGATGTTAGGCATAAGAAAGATAATGCCCATAAAGGGCCTGGCGTGTAGAAAAAATCGGACCATCATCGCGAAGTGGAGAGCAAGGAGCCTGAGCATTAATCCTCCACCCGGCCCAGGCTGCCTGCATTCACGTAGAGGTATTCCTGCATGTCCCCCACCCGCCCCCTCTTGCTCAACAGCCAGACTTCCCGCTGGCCCCTAGGACTCCTGCTTCCTAGAGCAGCACTTGAGTACCTGAAGGAAGTGAGTGCTTGGCCGCCACAGGCGCCTCCAGCCACACCCCCAGCATCCTCGGGCCTGACCTTTCTACCTCCTTTCTAGCCATTGGCACAGCATACGCAGTACTTAGCAACCCAGAGAAAAGGAAGCAGTATGACCAGTTCGGCGATGACAAGAGCCAGGCAGCCCGGCACGGCCATGGGCACGGGGACTTCCACCGCGGCTTTGAAGCTGACATCTCCCCTGAAGACCTCTTCAACATGTTCTTTGGAGGTGGCTTCCCATCTAGTAAGTCCCCCCGCTGTCCCCACAGccaggcctccctggtggtgatggtgggagaCTGGATGCCAGCCTCTCCCGTTCCCAGCAGCCCCACTCCTGACTCAGTCCCTCTGACCCTCCAGGTAACGTCCATGTCTATAGCAACGGCCGCATGCGCTACACGTACCATCAAAGGCAGGACCGCAGGGAGAACCAGGGTGATGTGAGTGAGGAGAGcgctggggaggggatggggagggtgccCGGTGACACCCGAGGGgatggggcctgggctggggagtgATACCCCTCGCTGACACTCTGCGGCAGCAGTGCCCCCAGAACTTAAGCCGGGAAGCCATCTTGGCCCCCCCTGTGCCATCCTGCTGAGGGACACCAGAGGGAACCATACTGCCCAGCACCCACGGCCAGAGTGGGGGTTTCATGGCCTCTGCTGGGGAACGTAATGCAGAAATTTCTCTACCTGCAGGCAGGTTCCAGTGTGAATGGCCTTTGTCAGGTCCATttgttcttttggggttttttcctttttttaagatttaattttattcatttttggctgcattgggtctttgttgctgtgcacgggctttctctagttgctgtgagcgggggctactcttcgttgcggcatgtgggcttctcattgcggtggcttctcttgttgcagagcacgggccctaggtgcaggggcttcagtagttgtggcacgccagctctagagcgcaggctcagtagctgtggtgcacgggcttagctgctccgcggcatgtgggatcttccgggaccagggtgtgaacccatgttccctgcattgacggcggattcttaaccactgcaccaccagggaagtcccggtcaATTTGGTTAAGTCCTAAGTGACATTTTCCAAGCAACGGAAAGTTAAACTTAATGATAGAATTGTAAAGCATGACAACATAGGGCTggctcttcttgcttcttttcagcactctttaaaaatgtatacagggacttccctggtggtacagtggttaagaatctgcctgccagtgcaggggacacgggtgcgatctctggtccaggaagatcccacatgccatggagcaactaagcccgtgcgccacaattactgagcctgtgctctagagcctgcgagccacaactactgagcccgtgtgccacaactactgaagcccacgcacctagagcccatgctccgcaacaagagaagccaccgcagtgagaagcctacgcactgcaacaaagagtagcccctgctcgccacaactagaaaaagcccgtgcccagcaacaaagacccagtgcagccaataaataaataaataaataaataacagcaaagagtagcccctgctcaccacaactaggaaaagcctgtgcccagcaacgaagacccaacgcagccaataaataaataaataaattttattagaaaaatgtatacaaaacTATAACAAGACAGTGCATCAAACATATTTTGAATGCCACAGATTATAAGACCAGCTGGCTGACTAAAATTAAAGCAGTTAGCTAAGATTAAAATACTGCGGACAGttgcagaatatttaaaattatgccaGGCAGAGGGGTTCTCTTTTGCTCTGATTATGTGGCCTTCTGTTTTTATCcatgttttaaacttttattttgtgtgtatttaaCACACAGAAgagttttttaaatcacagattatCACACAGTgaacaaatttttttatttataatttcttaacTGGCAGTTTTTAAATTGGTTATATAGTCATATGTTTCAGAATTCAGAAGGGTGTATATAGGGAAGgtctccctccagccctgcctcccaaGTGTCTGGAGGCAGACACTTTTGCTCgctttttttttggtattctcTCACAAGTAAATACGTgtacccacctcccaccccagcatTTAACCCCAGTTGCTGCTTTGTTTTTATCTGGGGAAACTGGCAGGTAGAGGAGTTTCTGTATTTTGGGGACCcgtgggagggaaagggagggagcggCGTCATGGCCTATGTGCATGGCAGCTGGCTGCCACCACCTGGACTCCATTGTGCTGGGGGAGCTGGAGGCGTTTGCCGCCAGCGTTGCCCCCCACCCAGGTCCAGCTTGGGTGACCATTGGCTCTTCCCTccagggtgggctgggggtgtTTGTCCAGCTGATGCCCATCCTCATCCTGATCCTCGTGTCAGCTCTCAGCCAGCTCATGGTTTCCAGTCCACCCTACAGCCTCAGCCTGAGACCGTGAGTACCTGCGGCTGGGGTGAGGCCGGGATGGTGGGTAGACAGGGGCCTTTGAGTCTCAGCCCCCATCAGGGCCCTTCCTTCCCATCCTTGTCCTGCAGGTTCTTGATCAAAATGCAGAAAGATGATTAGAATCCAGACTTTCCCTGTTAAGCTGAGGTTCTTGATCTTATAAGGATCATAGTCCCCTAAGAAAATGCAATGAAACCTGCAGATCTTTTCCCTAGAACACTGCACATACACCTGGTTTGCATATGATTTCACAGGCTGCATGACACTCTCCCGATCTTATCTGCAAGCCTTGAAATAAGAACCGCTTCTCTTCCATTCTGGTTGGGGGTCCTGGGGCCATGGGAAGAACAGGGGCTCTAGAGTCAGAGCAAGGGtggctttgaatcccagctcctctACTAACTAagcagctgtgtgaccccggAGTAGTtacataacttctctgagccctggtttcctcatttataaaatgggaagaataataacATCTAGCtgcttatgaaaaataaatgagtaatacACATAAAATGCCAGGCTCATTAGAAATGCTTgacaacatttgttgaatgactatATGGTCTCAACCACCGAtagtgaacttgggcaagttatttgccCTTTTAAAGCGTCAGCTCCCCTCAATTATTTCCAGCACCTGGCCCAGGATCTGATACAGAGCTGGTGCTCAGCTTCTATTGCTGGAAGCCCTCTGCTCCCATCTAGTGGCCTGGCTCTGCCTGGGAGCCTGGCAGGATCCCTCTCAGCCAGCAGGGAGCAGAGTCGGTCCACTGGACCCACACCAGCAGGCACAGGCGCTCTGTGGCCTGATGCCAGCCTTTTTCTCTGCAGCCCGAGAGCTGAGAGGCAAGAATGGGCAGACAAGGCCTGTTCTCACCAGAGCACTAACTCCTGTCTGCATGTTGAGGCTCTTCCTGAGCCTGCAGAGCCTGCAGTtggagctggaagatagaatccAAGAGATGGAAGGATACAACTCCTTGGAATCCTTCCTGTCATTTTGTTCCTAAGACTCTTCACTCTATACCGGGAGCTCCTGGATACACAGGCAGGCCCTTAGCAACGATTGGCTTAGGGTATGAATGAGGGAATGGAGGCACAGGGagctcaggtcacacagctcgtTAGAGGTGGAGCCTGTGTTCGCTCCGGGTTCCCTCCTTCCCTGACCAGGCCCTCCCAGCAGCAGTGTGGTAAGCAGAGAGCCTGAGGAAGCCCTTGCCATAGTCTGTGCCACTCATACGGGAGGGACcccctgccttttctccacaccctcatttGGGTAGCGTGGAGTTCCTGCTCTAGTTTGGGAAggaagcagctgctcctgtggCCTGTGTGGCGCCTCCTGTTGGGAGCCCCAGTCATCCCTAGAGCTGCCCTGGGCCTGGGGACACAAGCCCACTTTGTGCCTGGTCTGTTTCTGGCCAGGTCGGTGGGCCACGTCCACAGGCGAGTCACTGACCACCTGAACGTCGTTTACTACGTGGCAGACACATTCTCTGAGGAGTACACAGGCTCCAGCCTCAAAATGGTTGAACGGAATGTGGAAGACGATTATATTGCCAATCTCCGAAACAACTGTTGGAAGGAGAAGCAGcaaagtgagtgtgtgtgtgtgtgtgtgtgtgtgagagagagagagagagtgtgtgtgtgtgtgtgtgtgtgtgagagagagagagtgtgtgtgtgtgtgtgtgtgagagagagagtgtgtgtatgtgtgtgagagagtgtgtgtgtgtgtgtgagagtgtgtgtgtgtgtgtgtgtgtgagagagagagagtgtgtgtatgtgtgtgagagtgtgtgtgtgtgagagagagagagagtgtgtgtgtgtgtgagagagagagagtgtgtatgtgtgtgagagagtgtgtgtgtgagagagtgtgtgtgtgtgtgagagagagagagagagagtgtgtgtgtgtgtgtgtgtgagagagagtgtgtgtatgtgtgtgagagagtgtgtgtgtgtgtgtgagagagagagagtgtgtgtgtatgtgtgtgagagagtgtgtgtgtgtgtgtgagagagtgtgtgtgtgtgtgagagagagagagtgtgtgtgtgtgtgtgagagagagtgtgtgtgtatgtgtgtgagagagtgtgtgtgtgtgtgagagagagtgtgtgtgtgtgtgagagagagagtgtgtgtgtatgtgtgtgagagagtgtgtgtgtgtgagagagagtgtgtgtgtatgtgtgtgagagagtgtgtgtgtgtgtgagagagagtgtgtgtgtatgtgtgtgagagagtgtgtgtgtgtgtgagagtgtgtgtgtatgtgtgtgagagagtgtgtgtgtgtgagagagagagagagagagagtgtgtgtgtgtgtgtgtgtgtgtgtgtttgggggcacAAAGCTTGAGAGCAGGGAAGGAAAAAGCCCTGCTCCCCCAGTGATCTGTGGGCGCAGCACCTGGCACTGCCCTGCGCCAGCCATGTCCTAGCCAAGAACCGGCCTCCACCCCTGTGTttccctggggctgggagccaggagccACCTGGAGATGTCCTCCAGCTTCCCGTAAATCACTGCAATCAGCCTGTTGTTTGGCTGCCGCAGGTAAGTATGTAGACAGAGATTGGAACAtttctcctccccacccaccgATTGGGCATCTGGATCTATCCGTGGGACCCTGGGGCCGTCTCACCAGAATAACAGGTTCTCTCTTTGGCTGGCCTCACCTATATTCTGTAGAAAGGGGCCTCTATTATGCTCCCAAGGTGGGACCATATTTCCTTCTCCAGGGTCTACCCTAAGGGAAGCCAGCTCTGCCCCAGCTCCTGGGCCTGTAACTACCTTTCCCCTCCCGAAAAGGCCAAGCAGGCATCGTAGCAGCCTTAGAGGTTGCCCTAACCCTGCCACATTGCTTTGCAGAGGAAGGCTTGCTGTACCGGGCCCGCTACTTTGGCGACGCAGATATGTACCACAAAGCACAGAAGATGGGCACCCCGAGCTGTAACCGACTGTCAGAGGTGCAGGCCTCCCTGCATGGATAGTCCTGGGCCAGCCTGCCACCGAGGTCCAAGTATGAGCCAGGGCCTCCTCTGCCCTGCAACTCCTGGCAGCTCTGGTCTCGGTCATGAGgcagaggagggtgggaggagggagggagggagggagcctgtGATCGTGGCACAGTTTCCCTGtccccagcctggcctccagCCTGCAGAGTTGGGACAGCTCTGGGGTGTGCTGGGAAACTGAAGTCTTAGTGCCCTTCAGTGCTCCTCCACAGCACCCTGCCCCGCTTGCTGACTCTGGGGCTGTGGGGCTGTGGGGTGCCCAAGGCTGCTGCTGAGGGCCACTCATGCCTCCTTGGTCTACTTCAGCCATCCAGTCCCCCATGGCCCTTTCCCAAGTGCAGCAGACTATTATCTGTGCCCTGGGATTTAGGCTGCCGAGGATTACTGGGCCCCCGAAAGGCCCCCCGACACTCCCCTGCTGACACCAGGATGAGCCACGTGGGAACGGGTGGGCCGAgagcccttcctcttcccctgtcCTTCCAGGCAGGAGGAAATGGAACAAGATGGTTGGGCAGCCAGACAGCGCCCCGGGGGGGAGCCGACAGGCTGGGAGCAGGAGGGGCGCGTGCCCCCAGACTGGTCCTTGTCTGGTGGGGTCAGAGGCACTCTTAACACCACTGCACCTGGAAGCCGCAGGCATCCGGCCCGCCCAGGCCTCTCACCTGTGGTCAGAAGAAGGGAACAGAAGGTCATGAGTTCAGGGTCGAAGGAACAGAGAACCCTTAGCACAGAATGAGTGGGGGAAAAAGGTGCTGGTCGCAGGCTCCCCGCCTCCTTTACCCCTGTGTGTGGATAGCAGGCTCTGTTCCCAGCATTTGCCAGAGGGGACAGCTTGGACCAAGCCCAGAGGAGTGTGGGCAGAGCCGCTAATGGTTCTTTTTTGTGTTGGTCCGCTTGCCCACCCCTTCCTCTGCCTGTGTCCCCTCAGCAGGGATCCAGCTAGAGACTCTGCTTAGAGGCCGTTTGCTGGTGCCtctgggagagagaaacagactgCAGGAGGGCGACGGGGCAGGGGCTGAGGTGGGCAGCGCCGGACAGGGCCGAGGAGTTGGCTTGTTAGTGTGGGCTGAGCTGGAGGCTCTGGGGCACATAACTGCCAAGCTAACTGTTACCACTCTCCTCCCCAGACTATGAAATCCCTGGAGAATTTGTGGTGACATGCACTGAGCCAAGGTGACGAACTGTATATttaaggaaagacaaaaaaagaaaaaaaattaaaatggaattggAGGCCGGACGCTGCACAACTGCCCCCTCTCTCACCCAGTAACTGCAGAAAGCTGTTAGGACAGGCAGGAAAACCTGACGTGGGgctgcttcccttcctcccagggCTGGCAGAAGCTCAGGCTTCTCGTCGGCTCTCTCCTAGGATACAGAAACCACGACAACGGAAGTGGAATGTAAAACTTGCAGCAAATGTCTGTaggaagggctggggagggggcacccAACTGCCTTTCTTCCCCCCTCCCAGGAGCTACCACCAGTCACCTCAGTGGAGGTAATCAGAGGTGTGGGCCAAGGatagagaggaggaggaaagagaactcTGTAGAATGTAATTTATAGAtgcgtgtatatgtatgtatctatttatatgtaaataacaCATATaaagatatagagatatatagagatatagtCTACTTTTTA from Phocoena phocoena chromosome 16, mPhoPho1.1, whole genome shotgun sequence includes the following:
- the DNAJB12 gene encoding dnaJ homolog subfamily B member 12, which encodes MESNKDEAERCISIALKAIQSNQPDRALRFLEKAQRLYPTPRVRALIESLNQKPQSASDQPQPTEATQATHRKAGGAGTPSANGEAGGGESTKGYTAEQVAAVKRVKQCKDYYEILGVSRGASDEDLKKAYRRLALKFHPDKNRAPGATEAFKAIGTAYAVLSNPEKRKQYDQFGDDKSQAARHGHGHGDFHRGFEADISPEDLFNMFFGGGFPSSNVHVYSNGRMRYTYHQRQDRRENQGDGGLGVFVQLMPILILILVSALSQLMVSSPPYSLSLRPSVGHVHRRVTDHLNVVYYVADTFSEEYTGSSLKMVERNVEDDYIANLRNNCWKEKQQKEGLLYRARYFGDADMYHKAQKMGTPSCNRLSETMKSLENLW